Genomic DNA from Octopus bimaculoides isolate UCB-OBI-ISO-001 chromosome 3, ASM119413v2, whole genome shotgun sequence:
tggctcccgtgccggtggcaagtaaaaagcatcattcgagtgtgatcgttgccaacgtcgccttactggtacttgtgccggtggcatgtgaaaaacaacattcgagcaaggtcgttgccagtgctgctggattggctcatgtgcaggtagcatgtaaaaaacaccatttgagtgtggccgttgccagtaccgcctgactggcccttgtgccagtggcatgtaaaagcacctactacactctcggagtggttgacattaggaaaggcatccagctgtagaaactctgccagatcagattggagcctggtgcagccatttggcttgccagtcctcagtcaaaccatccaacccatgccagcatggaaagcagacattaaacgatgatgatgatgatgatgatatatatatctacttaataATAGCTGATGTAAATGTTGGTTCGTATGTAAGTTAGTTCCCCCACTCACTGTGAAAATTAACATAAGAGATGCAAGATAagtgcacatactaggcttggtggcaggctacacacatgcattcagtCAGAAACAAAGAGTCACAGAAACATGGTGGAAAAATTATACCTCTAAAGTTACCCATCATATGATGGGTaacactctttctctttatatatattatacataattcaAACATTACCTGATATAGAGAGAACAGATACgcttattttattaaacaaatgacTGTCATCTCAAGTTATGATAAGCCAATAGTGAAACACAATAAActgtcattttattatataaacacacacataatttttaatGGATTATTTGAAATAACTCAACTGGGCTAATGGCATGGATTTGAATAATTAAGTAAAAGGGTGATACATTGAATGCTGTACaattaactgaaattttcttcttagttgaagaaatatattaaaaatctaGTTGCATTTACCAGTGATGCTCAAAGAAAAGggagagataatctcaagaaatTATTACGATGTTAATTTCTCCAGTGAACTTACAAGCTTAAGAAAAGGTTGCTCTAATCTTTGTTTACAGGTAATGAACAACTGTGAACATATTTCAGTATATTTGGCCTCATCAACATAGCAAAGTCAAACCAAGTTTTCAGGTCAGTTGATAGTTCTTGCTAAAAGAACTATAGAAAGAGATATGAATGAGTTTTGGCTAAAAGAATTtgcaaaactaaaagaaatatgaGCTAAGGGAATAATTCAAGTGGGCCAATGGCAAGTATTTGGATAATAAATTTTAAGTATGATGTACTGAATGCCACAGATATTAATTAGAATTTCCAATTCAATTGGATGAAAGGAGTGAGAGAATAATGAGAGGGACAGTCATCTAGTTGAAAGGAGAGTAAAGACAGGAGTAATGGAAATGTGACAGTGTGAGAGGAAGTTATGGAAGAGAGGCAATGATGGCAGCTATATATTTGCTGCTGAGAGAACGAGAGACTGAGCAGTAGATGATAATATAGAGAAGAGTGATGATAAGGAAGCATGGTGGATGTCACTAATGAGTAGTCTGCGGGAAAGGGAGTGATTCATGGCAAAACAGAAAATGTGTGGTAGAGTGTATTGGTTACCAAAAGATCAGATTCTATCCCTCATATATCAATGTCTTGATGtaagacagatagactgataagAGTTATGGGAGAATGTGCACGAGTCCAAAGCTGATCTTCTTACATATGCATGTTGATGGAAGAGAGAGATGTCAGCACAGAAAAGGTGTGGTAGAGTTTAAACAGCAAATCTGATTCTATTCCTCATACACAGGCatcttgatgtatgtgtgtgtaagagaaagagagagagagatggatgtgggTGATGGTAGAATATGCATAGGGCCAAagttatttttcatatacatgcacCTTTATGGAAGAGAGGGTAAGTAATAAGGGAGTTGGTAGGATATACACACATCCAGTACCATCTGTTTTTACCTGAACAACATAGTATAATGAAtaggagagagggtgagtgaTAGATATGAGTAATGGGGGGAATAAATTATAGAGAAAAGATATATTACCAAAGAAGCTAGGTGAAGACAACAGATAGAAAGTTTACAACAACATATTTAGCAGGAGCCCTCATACCTCTTAGAttccatcattaccaccatttaATGTGCAATTTGCCATGCTTGCACTGGAGGACAGGTTTTATCTATCATCATGTAAAGGCAGTCTTCACATTCTTTTGTGAAGCTTAGCATTCTGAGGATGGGCTTcatcacttcatctcatgttttcTTAGATCTCACTCTTCCAAAAGTTACATACACTTTGAACACTCAGTAGTTCTTTCTAGGGCTGTCACTCTGCATACACATGTTCACAAcagcaaaatattctcttttgttCACATTTGATTCCTTTCATGTCTAGCTTTTCTCccattttatttatactttgtctttcatatatactaacattacacatctagaGAAatatgctcacttcatttctttctaatctttCTAAGTCCTCTGAATTCAAGACCCATGATGCACTATCATACAGCAGCACACTTTTGTACACAAGCACCATGCAATCTGGCCTTCACTCTAAGTGAAAAGCTTTGTTGCTAGCGGAGGTTTAAGTTTCCTGAAATCTATCTAGCCTGTTTTTGTTATTATGCTTTCAGAACACCCATCCCTGAAGTTAATTAGGTCAGCTGAGTGGCAAAAGTTGTCAGCTACTTTTAGGAAATCTATTTCTCATGTGCTCTTGTTGCTTATTGCTCTGGTGCACCTGCTGCATATGAAATCTACTTTCTCTGTCAGTAAGCTCacaacacctcttatgtgtccatactTTACATTGGGTATATCATATGTAATTTCTACATACTtactttctgtatatttataaggTGGGTCAAACAGGTCCAGTGCTAACCCTACTTACACTAGCAAAATGGTACAGTGGCTAAGAGAGATCAACTGTTATCCTTTGTTATATAGATAGTATGATACTATTATTAGAAGAGATGGTGAGTGCAACAAGAATGAACAATAGTAAGAGAGATCAGTgatgaaaatatgaattatagACAAAAGAGAGGGTATCAAGGAGGTTAGGGGCAACAGACGGAAGGCCAACAGCAACAAATCTGGAAGAGACCATATCTCTCCTAGCTTTCATCCCTACCACCATCTGACATTTGCTTTGTCACACTTGTACTGGTAGATGGGTTTTCTCTAGTGCTGCATGTCAATAATCATGACAGTCTTTTGTAATTTCCTTTGTAAGGTTCAATTTGCTATGCACGAACATGTGcaaacaaatttgttttagaaTACAACTTGGCAAGTTCATACTCATTAATACTTTTCAACCACTTGTTAACTAGCAAGCAACATCCTCCCCTATCTTTTATTGAAACTAGAACATGTGTTCAGTTAAACCTTAAGACAGTGCTGTCTTAAAGCAGGGGCTTATTGGCTGGTTGTCTAGGGGCTTCTTGTGTCCAGAAGGCTCAATGTTAATCTATGTataatgtagttatgtatatagaAGCCCTGTTgcattgtcttgctcaagggcctATATTGCTTTAAGATTATGCATACACTTTTCCTCTTCATATCACACCAATATTTCAAACCTCAGATACCATTCTAAATACTTTCTACAATCTTTCTTATCTATAAATGGATTTCTCTGCAACTCACTTTCCACCCTCATATTCTTTTATCAACAGCTTGCAACAATCCAGACATCAACCATACTAAATTCATTTAGTTATACAAGATgtttggatctatttcaaaacgggggcaccagttttcatttatgttttatgtagtgtttttggtaccaaaagactttcaaactttgtatacttatctattttgtgttatagaacagaaaaaattttttgtattcgaatttatttcatgtaaaaaattgtcttatttcgataatttctactaatcactgacgtctattcagttgaaaacagttagcgctgtaacggtgtatatcgtattaatcccctaaccctaaccctaaccagactgttaaccctaaccctaaccctaactctagaatccgaactctaaaattgttacacacatagatacgcacagcgtaatttattatataaacaatatatgcgtataaattacgattaaaccggatgaaatatgtcacagggaataacatttttatgaccgcccagcagtaactctattcagctgaatagacgtcagtgattggttgaaattacagaaatacgacaactttaacatggaataacttgcgatgtacgtttttttgttaagaagactaagagtaaaagatgttttatatgacacattctaccagtgtcccaagtttcaaagtgtttcgttagtgtttcgttaagaaaatactggtgcccccgttttgaaatagatccagaTGTTTAGCTAGGAAGTGGGCGTAAGTAATGTTTATGGGCACTGTCCTGCTACATCAGACTAACAAACAAAAGTTTATAGTTAGaatgatttataaatttattttgattgaTGATGAAACAAACACTGAAAAAAGGTTTCACAGCTGTAGTTTGTAAGGCACAATTTGGTTAAGTTTTAAGTTAAATTTACTTCAACTTCAGTAAAAAGGATCCACATGACTGCTGCTGTAATgatacatgaaataaatattaattttcttttcagaaaatttaCCAGTTtaacatatttacaaaaatatacaaacttaATCAAAATATTTAGCACTATACCGAAATATTTTTGCATGAAAGAAGATTCAAGATAAATCTATatgaattaaacaaataattacaggaataataaattttaatcatagaaatacaaaaatccaatgtttatttacaaaataattattccagatttcataaatcaatatttaaaaaaaaaaaacttttaatattaaaataacaactaaggctgcaagttggcagaattgctagcaggctatgcaaaatgcttagtggcaNNNNNNNNNNNNNNNNNNNNNNNNNNNNNNNNNNNNNNNNNNNNNNNNNNNNNNNNNNNNNNNNNNNNNNNNNNNNNNNNNNNNNNNNNNNNNNNNNNNNNNNNNNNNNNNNNNNNNNNNNNNNNNNNNNNNNNNNNNNNNNNNNNNNNNNNNNNNNNNNNNNNNNNNNNNNNNNNNNNNNNNNNNNNNNNNNNNNNNNNNNNNNNNNNNNNNNNNNNNNNNNNNNNNNNNNNNNNNNNNNNNNNNNNNNNNNNNNNNNNNNNNNNNNNNNNNNNNNNNNNNNNNNNNNNNNNNNNNNNNNNNNNNNNNNNNNNNNNNNNNNNNNNNNNNNNNNNNNNNNNNNNNNNNNNNNNNNNNNNNNNNNNNNNNNNNNNNNNNNNNNNNNNNNNNNNNNNNNNNNNNNNNNNNNNNNNNNNNNNNNNNNNNNNNNNNNNNNNNNNNNNNNNNNtatggcgtagtggttaagagcgcgggctactaaccccaaggttctgagttcgattcacggcagcgacctgattaataatagtaataataataataataatataataatagtaacatcgttaggaatgagaacccaggttcgaaatttccccaagacacctgacgaaggctggagggtatatcagccaaaacgttgtgttaacaacaaacaagatgaggacaaatatccggacaaatgtaaataatgtaaataatgttaatattaaaGTAGTTAGTTATTTTTCAATCTTATACTTGAGGATATAGAGGAAACTAGAATGTatttaagtcatcatcatcatttaatgtttgccttCCATACTGGTAGAAGCTGGATGGTTTCATGGGATCCATCAAATCAGAGAACTGCATCATGcatcaatgtctgctttggcatggtttccacagctggatgtccttcatgacatcaaccattttacagtgtgtactgactATTTTTCTCAAGTGGtatcagcactagtgaggtttcCATGTAATTTGCAAAACTAACGGCCCAAAATGGCTCTTATAACTGAAAGGGAACAGAAGAGAGAGGGTGCAATGTTTCTTGATATGATGATGAGAGAGGGTATGTTATCATGAGaggaatatatttatagttgtgAGAAGTGGTAGTGGAGAGAGTAATAGTGTAGTATGGAAGTGATAGGGGGAAAGAAGGGATTAGTGTCAGAGGTTAGTGAGAAAAGGAAAGACAGAATGGAAAAATGATGAGATGTTTTGGTAGGTGGGGTCCAGTGCTATCATACATTATAAGGGCAAATATAGATAGAAGATACAAAGGAAAGGGAACATGAAAGGGAGAAATAGATGAAGATTGTAGGAAATCTGAGGAGTTATTGAAGGAAAGAGTGATGTGGAGAcaggccagagagagagagagatgaaaaaggaTGTTGAAGAGGCAGAGAAGCAGTGAGAAGAGGACAGTAAGAGAAAGCAAAGCAGAAGATAGGAGAACAGTGGGCAAATGCAGCAAGAGCAATGAGGAAAAGAGAGGCTGAAGAGCACCATAGCGGTAAGGAGAAGAGCAGAATGTGAATGCATAGAAAGTATCCTAGATGGGAAGGCTGTGTAGAAATGGTGGTGAGAGAATGGGGGAATGCAGCAAaaggagtgagaggaagagagagtggagGGCATCCTAGATATGAAAAGGCAAGAGTAGGTGTTGGGTGGGATGTGTTGGTTGGCAGGACAACAATAGAGGCGACCCGAGTGAGTGTGTTGATTGATAGTATAGCAAGGCAAAGCTAGAATAGTGTACTTGGAGGGTGAGAAGGTAATCCAACCCAACCTCTTATAAGTGGGTTGAGGCAAGGAAGAAGGTGTCATAATGTGGTGAAGTGGATGATGTTGGGAGATGAGAGATGAGGAGGGTCTATGAATGGTGAAGAGATGAAAGTCAAGCAATTATAAcattgtgtatatgcgtgtgtgtgtgtgtgtgtgtgcatgagtgagagTATCTATAATCACcaatggttctaggttcagccctactgcatgGTGCATTGGGCAAGCGTTTTCTCCTATAGCTCAGGTGAGGGTTGGAGACAGGAAGTGCATTTGGCTGTAGAAGATCCATCTCAACAAATtctaagcatggaaaagtgaatgttgagaccacaatgatgatgatgatgatatatatgcatgtaggtatataaaacacatagaaaataaataatattgttctTACGATTCAACGTCAGATCTTTCAGAAGGTAGATCTTCAGAGGAGAGTAGATCAGTTGATGGCAACAGCATAGGCATTCTCATGGTGCACAAAGGGTCAGTAACATAACCATTTTTATCAACTTGCGTTAATGGAAAACGTCTTCGAAGTTCTTCTGTTTGAGCTCCACTATTTCTTGAGGCTTCCATTTCCCAACGAGTTCTCATAGCAGTTACATGACCAGTTAGTGGAGGAGTTGAACGTCCTTCATTTTCAGAGTCTTCAGAAAGTGAATTAAATTCTGAGATAGGATCATTTGTAATGGTATTTCCATTACTTATTAACATCACAGCTTGGGATTGTCTACATTCTTCTAAAATAGGAactatatttttgaaatcaggTCTCTCTTCGGCATTGGCATGCCATCCTTTTTGTAAGATTCCAATAATAGGTTTTGGAAAAGTGATAGCAATAGGAGGCCTAGTATGATGATATGCCATTTCGGCAGCAGTGGCAGCTGGTTTAAGATGTGCAAATGGCATTTCACCTGCTAATAATTCCCAGAGACATAAAGAATAACTAAACATATCTGCTCTAATGCTATACTTTGTACACTGGGTAAATATTTCAGGAGCCATCCAGCGTAGATTTCCAGGTTGCTTTGTCATATTATCTTCTTCATCAGATCTTAAAAAACGCGATTCTCcaaaatcagcaacaacagcatggCAATCTTCTTCTAAGAGAATATTATGACTATTAAGATCTCGATGGATAATGGGTTGTGGCAAATTATGTAAATACTCCATCCCTTTGGCAACATCTACTGCAATTGTCAGTTTAGTGTGCATATCTATTAGACGTTTTTGTTCATGTAACAAACTGAAAAGAGATCCACCCGATACAAATCGTGTAACAATGGCAAATTGACTAGGATCATCTAAACACGCACCAACAAAATGTATAACATATGGGCTATCTAATCTTGCCAAAATTGATACTTCCCGACAAAACATGTCTACATCAGATTTTGAACCAAATGAGCTTGCACGATATCTTTTAATAGCAACAACTTTACCTTGGCACTTACCCTTAAATACTTTTCCAAAAGAACCACTTCCAATAGTTTCTTGAGATTCAAGGTCTGTAATTTGTAAATGGAAGTAATGTGGTAGAGTAGCTCTCAATTGGAGAACATCAATTTTTTCTCTGGTAACACTACGGAGTTTTCCTATAGGTGAAGGGACAGATACATAACTGCCATCACCTCCAGGTTGAGTGTAGTCCCCACAAGCAGATTCATCTTGAGGTCGTTTGTGATGTTTCAATAATGTGACAATTGAATCATGACCTTTTTCATATGCCCACATTAGTGCTGTTTGTTCCTCTTTCTTTTCACTACCACCATTTTGATCACTGACTGATGCGACCAAATTAACATCAGCTCCACTttctaaaagaaaatgaacaactcGTAAATGTCCATGGTAACAGGCACTGTGTAAAGCAGTATGTCCATCTTTTCCTTGATAATTAATATCAACATTTTGTTGTTCaagtaaaaattttattaattctatgCTTTTTCCTGTTGTACAAGCAGCATGTAGTGGTGTTTCACTGAAGATGTTCTCAATATTAAAACTTGCAGACCCAGTGTGTAACGTCAACGCCTTACAGATTTCCAATTTACAATAATAACAAGCCAAATGTAATGGTGTATCTCCATAAATATTAGTGATATGTGTATCAGCTTTATGTTCTAGTAGTAAACTTAAAATCTGAAGGTTTCCTGCTTTACAGCAAAAATGTACAGGACGATGTTCTTCATCATCTTTTACATTCACATCTACTTTTTGGTCAGATGTGCCTTGAAGGAGCAACTGTGTAATTCTGAGGTAACCTTTCGCACAAGCTAAGTGAAGAGGGCGATCACCAACACCTCCACTGATATTTATGTTAGCACCATTTGTAATAAGACTTTCAACCATTTTATCATGACCAAAAAAACTTGCAATATGTAAAGGAGAAAATTTGACAGCATCGCCGGAATTGATGCGAGCTCCATGTTCCAGTAATATCTGAGCAATTTCAAGATGCCCACACATAGCTGTAATATGAAGAGCTGTCATTCCACTGTTGCCAGTTACATTGACATCAATGTTTGCCTCACATAAAGCGACCACTGTTTCTACGTCACCTTTATAAGTAGCTAGATGAAGAGCCGAAAACTGGTTCTTGGTGAGATAAATAGCTTTTATTCCTTGTTGTAAAAAATAGTTTATAAGTTCTTTTGAATCAGTCCCTGCTCCACTAATACAACAAATGTGCAATAAAGTATGTCCAGTGTCAGTCTTCTCATTGACATTATCTTCATTTAAAAGTTCTTTCACTCCAGCAACATCAGAGCGACTGCATGCCAGCTGTAACTCTGACCATTCGGAATCCCGAGGCCGAAGGTCTTCTATAGCTTTAGAACGAAACAGTGAATAGCtttcactaatttttttcttaagttcATCAGCACATGAAATTGTTGGCCGAGATTTATAATTACccatttcagaaagaaaaaaaaaaaaaatgtttttcaagaattcttttaaagctcagtgaaatattttattataacagTCGAGGTAATGGTATGATGATTTAAATAGACTAATTTCAACATACTGTGGGAAAAACATTAATTTGTAGGCATTAACGCGAGTAAATATTTTCTCGATAAGAGCAAGCGACATTATAAAATTAACTTTTCTTGTACACCACTGattgaatttaaaacaatttttcttttaggTAACATCAAAGCCCAACAATCAAATGAAATGTGTTGCCCTCGCAGACCATTGAATAAGGTCGTAAGGATTATTACGGTTTCCTAAAAACATCCTCAAACGAATATGTCGCAATGAAAAGTGCCACAAAGTATAACAAACGCAAAATATCACCAGTGCAATAAGAAAGTGCTAAATCGAATAGCATGCAAATATCAATAGTAAAAACCTTTCAACTtcgataaatattttctttcggaTATTTgttgctgtgaaaaaaaaaaataataagtaatgtATGGAAGTCTAAAAGTGCATCAAAATATTTACCTTAGCCTCACTTTGAGTAGAACAAcatgaaaaaaaccaaaaaaaaacagatattgtAAATGTATATCATAGTTTCTATTTCGATGCTTCAAAGTTCTTAATTTATGTAATTCGTTAAATCAACTGTGAAAACATTAAGAATgtagaattatatattattaaaataatactgttattatttttttgtttcacaaGAACCTATTCGTGTTACAACCTACTATAAAGTTATATTACTTGTTTGCATCATTCCTTTCActgtaaaatgaagaaattgaagtaaaagttaagtaaaaagtaaaaaaaagaaagacacttCTGATATAATACAAATTATTCCACTGTATTCTTCATTGCATTCTTCCTGTATAATTTCTTAGCGGTTACGTTTGGTGACGGACATGGATTGAGATCTCAATGTAGGTTTCTCAAGAGGTATTGTATTTGGTCTTGCCAAAATgttgaaacgtatatatatatatatatatatatatatatatatatatatatatNNNNNNNNNNNNNNNNNNNNNNNNNNNNNNNNNNNNNNNNNNNNNNNNNNNNNNNNNNNNNNNNNNNNNNNNNNNNNNNNNNNNNNNNNNNNNNNNNNNNNNNNNNNNNNNNNNNNNNNNNNNNactagatggctacaccaggctccaatctgatttggcagaatttctacagctggatgcccttcctaacgccaaccactccgagagtatagtgggtgcttttacgtgccactggcacgaaggccagtcaggcggtactggcaacggccacgctcaatgacttttcatgtgccaccggcacaagtgccaggaaggcgacgctggtaacgatcacgctcaagcggtggtgccatcacgatttcgctttcgcttgccccaacaggtcttcacaagcagagtttagtgtccagtgaaagagacattggcatgggggccagtcgtcaaatttagatttcacttgcctcaacaagtcttcgcaagcagagtttagtgtccaatgaaggaaaggtacacataagtgggctggctacatccctggcagaggccttggattttggtctcacttggcttactgggtcttctcacgcacagcatatttccaaaggtctcggtcacaagtcattgctttGGTGAAgtctaatgtttgaaggtcgtgcttcaccacctcattcctggtcttcctgggtctacctcttcctcaggttccctcaactgctagggtgtggcactttttcacacagctatcctcatccagggaccttctctttgtggttgGTGACTTCAATgagcatgttggacaacatccaAGGAGCTACCATGGTGTACATGGTGGCAATGGatttggttcccacaatgaggaggggaccaggctgctggagttatgtgatgcaaatgatcttatgatctgtaatactaacttcaggaaacctgccagtcacctgttcACCTACCAGTCAGGTGGGCACACTTGTcagattgattacattctcaccaggaaacgggaaagatggctacttataaatgccaaaactttctCAGGCGAAGAATGCACTCCATAACATAGGTGAGTAGTTAGCGAATttaggatcagggctaaatggctgCCCAGAAGACAACGagcatggaaaagaagggtcTGAAAGCTTAAGGATCttctgaatggacagagatttagagacgtattacttgaagcttttgatgaaAAAGAGGAGGATATAGCACCACATAATGTGGTGGACAACTAGAGATTcctacgggacaacctgttgaaggCTGCTGACTGGATCTGTGGCATGTGCAAAATCCCCTCTTGACCtaaggtaacgtggtggtggaataatgttgttgacagggccattagggaaaagaaataggcatggaagtgtggtggtagcagggaacagTATCAGATCACCAGAATATAATTCAAAGATTATGAAAAAGGCAGGTTACGGTTTCTATttcttattacatattttttgtacaatTAGTGTTACAGAATTGCAAAGTTAAAGTTTTGTAGAAGAGGTCTCCATTCACAATTGTTTTATCTATGCTTATGATTGTATTAGTTTGGATAGATCTAAAAGTGCTGCTGTGGGTAGTAAACTTTCTGTTGCTATACAACTAATTATGCAGATCTTTATGGTACAGTGTGATCTGAACACTAAAATTACAACGGTTACTGTGCCACTGACATTTAGATAACTAATCTATCAATTTTGGTGTCCTCAGTAAACTTTTCAAAAGCTATATAAACAACTCATAATTCACTAGTTCTTATCATTGAAAAATCAAAGACATTACACTGTTGCAACAGTGTCTAACTGAAATTTTAATACTCTTTCCAAATTTCTAATATCACCTCTACCTTTGTCTACTTGCTTATTGCCAATCACTCCTTTTCTCCTCAACCATCTCTATATATACCCCTGTCCTCTTCCCATCATATTCTTGTTCTCTTCACCCTCCTACCCATTCTGGTCCTTCTCATGTCATTGTTCTTTCTCTTCAACTCCCCACTCCGCCTGGTCACCAGTgcaatgtacatcatcatcatcatcatcatcatcgtttaacgtccgctttccatgctagcatgggttggacgatttgactgaggactggtgaaaccggatggcaacaccaggcttcagtctaatttggcagagtttctacagctggatgcccttcctaacgtcaaccactcagagagtgtagtgggtgcttttacgtgtcacccgcacgaaaacggccacgctcgaaatgatgtcttttatgtgccacccgcacaagccagtccaggggcactggcaacgatctcgttctTATTTATTGAGTACTCTCTATCCCTACATCTACTTACTTATCTTCAGTCCATCTCTCTAATACCCATTTGTAGCCTTTCTCTTGTAATTGTTCCCTTTCCAAATTTATATTGACTGTTTACAAGCCCCCACCCAACTGTTTACACTTAGTTAGCTAAATGAGCATAGAAAGTGTAGTGCTATGATGTCCCTCTACTTCTGTC
This window encodes:
- the LOC106883943 gene encoding serine/threonine-protein kinase TNNI3K isoform X1, which produces MGNYKSRPTISCADELKKKISESYSLFRSKAIEDLRPRDSEWSELQLACSRSDVAGVKELLNEDNVNEKTDTGHTLLHICCISGAGTDSKELINYFLQQGIKAIYLTKNQFSALHLATYKGDVETVVALCEANIDVNVTGNSGMTALHITAMCGHLEIAQILLEHGARINSGDAVKFSPLHIASFFGHDKMVESLITNGANINISGGVGDRPLHLACAKGYLRITQLLLQGTSDQKVDVNVKDDEEHRPVHFCCKAGNLQILSLLLEHKADTHITNIYGDTPLHLACYYCKLEICKALTLHTGSASFNIENIFSETPLHAACTTGKSIELIKFLLEQQNVDINYQGKDGHTALHSACYHGHLRVVHFLLESGADVNLVASVSDQNGGSEKKEEQTALMWAYEKGHDSIVTLLKHHKRPQDESACGDYTQPGGDGSYVSVPSPIGKLRSVTREKIDVLQLRATLPHYFHLQITDLESQETIGSGSFGKVFKGKCQGKVVAIKRYRASSFGSKSDVDMFCREVSILARLDSPYVIHFVGACLDDPSQFAIVTRFVSGGSLFSLLHEQKRLIDMHTKLTIAVDVAKGMEYLHNLPQPIIHRDLNSHNILLEEDCHAVVADFGESRFLRSDEEDNMTKQPGNLRWMAPEIFTQCTKYSIRADMFSYSLCLWELLAGEMPFAHLKPAATAAEMAYHHTRPPIAITFPKPIIGILQKGWHANAEERPDFKNIVPILEECRQSQAVMLISNGNTITNDPISEFNSLSEDSENEGRSTPPLTGHVTAMRTRWEMEASRNSGAQTEELRRRFPLTQVDKNGYVTDPLCTMRMPMLLPSTDLLSSEDLPSERSDVESYKSHFGPLVLQITWKPH